One genomic window of Coffea eugenioides isolate CCC68of chromosome 1, Ceug_1.0, whole genome shotgun sequence includes the following:
- the LOC113768550 gene encoding dirigent protein 19-like, whose protein sequence is MAAISALHIFAISILISFMAIQFTLAEEYEFVKSIDRKAIKLTKQKLSHFRFFWHDIVSGHNPTSITVVQPPKNTTTFGVLNVVDNPLTLGPELSSKMIGRSEGFYASTSLEEVALLVTMNFVFHEGKYNGSTITVLGRNPVFDKVREMPVIGGSGLFRFANGYAQARTYTFDPNTRDATVEYNIFVMHY, encoded by the coding sequence ATGGCTGCAATTTCAGCTCTCCATATCTTTGCCATTTCCATCCTCATTTCCTTTATGGCTATTCAATTCACTCTTGCTGAAGAGTACGAATTTGTTAAATCCATTGATCGGAAAGCAATCAAACTGACAAAACAAAAGCTAAGCCATTTTAGGTTCTTTTGGCATGACATTGTTAGTGGACACAATCCAACCTCAATTACAGTGGTTCAACCACCAAAAAACACTACAACATTTGGAGTTCTGAATGTTGTTGATAATCCACTAACTCTGGGACCAGAGCTTAGCTCCAAGATGATTGGAAGATCTGAAGGATTTTATGCATCGACTTCCCTAGAGGAGGTGGCTTTGTTGGTGACCATGAACTTCGTTTTTCATGAAGGTAAGTATAATGGGAGTACAATCACCGTACTTGGGAGGAATCCGGTATTCGACAAGGTGAGGGAGATGCCGGTAATTGGTGGAAGTGGGCTTTTCCGATTTGCTAATGGTTATGCTCAGGCTAGAACTTACACCTTTGATCCCAATACTCGTGATGCTACCGTTGAGTATAACATATTTGTAATGCATTACTGA